In Sphingobacterium sp. R2, the genomic stretch CATATGACAAAAAAGCACTTTACAACTACCTTTCAGGCTTTAAAAACACGAAAAATCCGGGTGAAGAATATGAGTACAGCAATCTTGGTTATGCTGTTCTTGGAGATATTATTTGCGGTCTTTATAAAAAAAGTTACGATCAGCTTGTAAAGGACATTATCTGTAAACCACTTGAAATGAACAATACTTTTCAAGTATTAGAATCTAAGAGAAAAGATACTTTTAAAGTATATAACAAAGAAGGCCAAGAAGCATTACCTTGGTCGTTTAATGTATTTGCCCCAGCTGGTGGGCTAAAATCCACCCTCGAAGATCTACTTAAATTTGCCAACGCGCAATTCAAGATGCCGCAGAATCCATTGGAAAATGCTATGGCAAATACCAGATTATTTACATTTTTTTTACCACCCGATACAGACCTCGGCTTGGCATGGCATATGAGTTTGATTGACAACCTTACAGTCTTCTGGCACAACGGCGGAACGGGCGGAAGTAGTTCCTATCTCGCCTTATCACCAGATAAAAAAAGTGGAGTGGTCATGCTGTCAAATTCAGCTTTCTCTACCGATGATCAAGGTAAAGCTATTTTAAATTATCTCCTCCATCAGAATTAAAGATTAAAACATCACGAATAAAAAGCCATATTGAAACAACAATATGGCTTTTTTTGTTGTCATAGTGTCAATAAGTTTTAATGATAATAAAAAAGCATTTATATATATGAAGATATTCATCACAAAAAAAATTCCACAAAAAGGCATAGATCTATTACAATCCGCAGGCCACGAGATTACAATTCACGAATCCGCCAGCCCACTGTCCGAAAATGAGCTCATCGAAGCCAGCCAACAATGCAACTATGTTCTTAACGGTGGGATGCAAAAGTTTGATGCCCATTTTTTCGAAAACTGCCCCAACCTGAAAGCCCTATCACTCATGAGCGTCGGCTATGATAATGTGGATATTTCAGCCGCCACACAGCACGGAATCCCTGTAAGTAACACCCCGGGTATACTCTCTGGGGCAACAGCAGACGTCGCTTTTCTTTTAATGCTAGCGGTATCAAGAAAAGCATTTTTCAACCATAAAAGAATATTGCAGGGTAAATGGGAAGGGTTCGATCCTACTGAAAACCTAGGCATCGAACTCAACAATAAAACACTGGGCATCTTTGGACTGGGACGTATTGGCTTTGAACTAGCCCGAAAAGCCAGAGCAGCGTATAACATGGAAATTATCTACTATAATCGAAGTAGAAATGAAGAAGCAGAACGGGTTTTGGGTGCTAAATATGTACATTTCGATGAATTGCTAACGCGTAGCGACGTACTTTCCATACATGCTGCCTTGACAGCGGAAACTAAGAGCAGTTTTGACAAAAATGCATTTGCGCGCATGAAAAACTCCGCTATATTGGTCAATACAGCAAGAGGTGGATTGGTCAATGAATTCGATCTGAGAGCGGCACTGAAGGCTGGCGAATTATGGGGCGCAGGACTTGACGTGACAGACCCTGAACCGATGACACCAGATAACCCGCTCTTAGGAATGGACAATGTATGCATTCTTCCTCACATCGGGTCGGCCACCGTAGAAACCAGGGATAATATGGCTTTAATGGCTGCTAACAATTTATTGGCAGCAATCAGAGGTGAAAAAATGCCACAAATCATCAATGGAGAAGTTTATCAATAAATAATTGCACCAATGAAAAGAAGATTTTATCAGCTGTTGAACAGCGTAAATAAGGCCATCTTACCTCGATACAGTCAGATGGATCCGCTAAAATTAAAAAAGTACCAGCAGGCGATTATTGCCTACAGGTACTTTGTTCTTATCCACGCACTGGGAGACGAACAGGATTAGACTTTTAAACTCCCTTGTTCCACTTGGGTTGGAAACAGTATTCCACAATTTCGTGATAAAGGCTATTGCCAAATCCTTTTCCAATTACTTTTTCTTCCGAGCAAATTATGTTTCTTCTGATGGTTGGAACATTTTTTGAAAAATTTAGCGAAACAAAAACAACTTGCGCATTCAAACAGGCGTTGAACTACGACATCATCACTTACCAACCAAAACAACACGATCGTTGAAAAACACCATAAAACAACAAATAAGCACCACTTAAAAAAGAATATTTAACTTAATTTTGTGATATGATTACAAAAAACGCCATACCTATCCTTGATAGTTGTAGTATTGATCTTAACAACAACACAACACTTCATATTGATGATCTTAAAGCGTATATCATCAAACATCAAGATATGGTGTTTCCACACAAACATAATTTTTTTCATTTTGTTCTCTTCACTCAAGGTTCGGGCGAACATATCATCGATTTCAATCAGTATAAGATTGAGCCTTATCAGATCTACTTTATGGTTCCTGGCCAGGTCCATACCTGGAATTTTGTGGGAGATGAAGCCGGCTATGTTGTCAATTTCTCTATCGATTATTTTCAATCCTTTCTCCTACGTACAGATTACCTCGAACGCTTTAGTTTTTTACAAGGAAAAATTGAACATCTAATATTTATTTTGACAGAACAATAT encodes the following:
- a CDS encoding 2-hydroxyacid dehydrogenase, giving the protein MKIFITKKIPQKGIDLLQSAGHEITIHESASPLSENELIEASQQCNYVLNGGMQKFDAHFFENCPNLKALSLMSVGYDNVDISAATQHGIPVSNTPGILSGATADVAFLLMLAVSRKAFFNHKRILQGKWEGFDPTENLGIELNNKTLGIFGLGRIGFELARKARAAYNMEIIYYNRSRNEEAERVLGAKYVHFDELLTRSDVLSIHAALTAETKSSFDKNAFARMKNSAILVNTARGGLVNEFDLRAALKAGELWGAGLDVTDPEPMTPDNPLLGMDNVCILPHIGSATVETRDNMALMAANNLLAAIRGEKMPQIINGEVYQ